The proteins below are encoded in one region of Parvicella tangerina:
- a CDS encoding GNAT family N-acetyltransferase — MEKIIDPIAVPLLKAELNAETFVRKTNKGDNEIYIFDHRNAPNLLREVGRLRELAFRTAGGGTGKDCDLDHFDFDEEAPYEQLIVWDPEEEEMVGGYRFIKCDNIKFDGDEPHIATSHLFSFSEEFLNNYLPYTIELGRSFVQPKYQPSPSNRKGLFSLDNLWDGLGALVVDNPSLKHFFGKVTMYLDFNQEARDSILAFMNTIFPDKDKLATVKNQLPYHTDMSSFIAEIEGLDYKEAHRILNTKVRALGENIPPLVNAYMNLSSTMKTFGTALNDHFGDVEETGILVTIDDIYESKKERHISTYSPKS; from the coding sequence ATGGAAAAGATCATAGATCCAATAGCAGTACCCCTCTTAAAAGCAGAACTAAACGCTGAAACCTTTGTCCGGAAGACCAATAAAGGGGATAACGAAATCTACATATTTGATCACCGGAACGCTCCAAATCTTTTGAGAGAGGTTGGTCGACTTAGAGAACTAGCCTTCAGAACTGCGGGAGGAGGAACAGGAAAGGACTGCGACCTTGATCACTTTGACTTTGACGAAGAAGCTCCCTACGAACAATTGATTGTCTGGGACCCCGAAGAAGAAGAAATGGTTGGTGGCTATCGGTTTATTAAATGTGACAACATTAAGTTTGATGGAGACGAACCTCATATTGCGACCTCCCATTTATTCTCATTCTCTGAAGAGTTTTTGAACAACTATCTGCCCTACACCATCGAACTGGGAAGATCTTTTGTACAACCCAAATACCAGCCTTCTCCTTCAAATAGGAAAGGTTTATTTTCTTTAGACAATCTCTGGGACGGATTGGGCGCTTTGGTCGTAGACAACCCATCCTTAAAGCACTTCTTTGGGAAAGTAACTATGTATCTGGATTTCAATCAAGAAGCAAGAGACAGCATCCTGGCATTTATGAACACCATCTTTCCAGACAAAGACAAACTTGCCACAGTAAAAAACCAACTCCCTTACCATACTGACATGAGTAGTTTTATTGCTGAGATAGAAGGTCTTGACTACAAAGAAGCACACCGAATCCTGAACACAAAAGTACGTGCACTAGGGGAGAACATCCCTCCTTTAGTCAATGCTTACATGAATCTCTCATCCACGATGAAAACTTTTGGAACAGCGCTTAATGATCATTTTGGTGACGTTGAGGAGACAGGGATACTAGTGACAATCGATGATATTTACGAAAGTAAGAAAGAGCGTCACATTAGTACTTATAGCCCTAAAAGTTAA
- a CDS encoding DinB family protein codes for MITKPTELNTSKYFAGYVNLAKGGALIESLEDACEEALVVYQKVSEEQAEFAYADGKWTVKQLVQHVIDTERVFGYRALSIARGDQQNLCGFEEDAFASNDHASLRSWEDIIREYVIVRESTIALFDSFAEAVLDNAGTANGVGFTPRVLGWVLSGHDTHHLNVLKERYLINF; via the coding sequence ATGATCACGAAGCCTACTGAATTAAATACAAGCAAATACTTTGCAGGCTATGTAAATTTAGCGAAAGGTGGTGCTTTAATTGAGTCGCTTGAAGATGCTTGTGAAGAAGCCTTGGTTGTTTATCAAAAGGTATCTGAAGAACAAGCTGAATTTGCGTATGCCGATGGAAAATGGACGGTCAAGCAGTTGGTGCAGCATGTCATTGATACGGAGCGAGTGTTTGGTTACAGGGCTTTGTCTATAGCTCGTGGTGATCAACAAAATTTATGTGGTTTTGAAGAAGATGCGTTTGCTTCTAATGATCATGCTAGCTTAAGATCTTGGGAAGATATAATCAGAGAGTATGTAATAGTAAGAGAGTCAACAATTGCTTTGTTTGATTCTTTTGCTGAAGCTGTATTGGATAATGCAGGAACGGCAAATGGAGTGGGTTTCACACCAAGGGTTTTGGGCTGGGTATTATCCGGGCATGATACACATCACCTCAATGTGTTGAAAGAACGTTATCTGATTAACTTTTAG